A window from Primulina eburnea isolate SZY01 chromosome 2, ASM2296580v1, whole genome shotgun sequence encodes these proteins:
- the LOC140821110 gene encoding putative pentatricopeptide repeat-containing protein At2g01510 isoform X1, producing MNNFKAANPWHKIMVTIKQFYHTNSKNDMKNLVDARIIKTAFDPEICRHNFHLKNLLRRSQIFEASQMFDQMPRKNTCSVNMMISCFLKSGHLSYAREMFDKMGDRTAVSWTILIGAYSQNKQPHEAFNLYIEMRRSGMKPDYVTIVALLSGCDETVTKKDVLQVHTQIHKLGFDSALKVCNSLLDSYCKCQNLDLAFHLFKDMSIRDTVTFNTVITGCSKEGLNERAMKLFLEMQFHGFRPSDFTFAALLHACVGFDSITPGHQIHGLVIKTNCVQDIFVGNALLDVYSKHDYIDDMRKFFDDMPQLDGVSYNIMITSYAWNGQLEESMSLFAELRLSEFDRRNFPFATLLSIAANRQDLELGRQIHSQAYMTRADSEIQVANSLVDMYAKCDRFDEANIIFRKLANKSSVPWTAIISAYVQKGLNDEALKSFNEMRKYNVSGDQATFASTLRASANLALLSLGKQLHSSITRTGFMSNIFCGSALLDMYGKCGSIKDAVVIFEEMPDRNTVSWNALISAYAQNGDGKSTMRSFKEMVESGLSPDQVSFLCVLRACSHRGLVDEALQYFISMTETHKLVPRKDHYASLVDVLCRRGRFNEAETIMAQMPFEPDEIIWSSVLNSCRIHKNQDFAKRAADELFNMDVLRDAAAYVTMSNIYAEAGDWQQVAKIKKAMRERGVHKVPAYSWVEIQRKVHVFTANDRTHPLDEDIRNKINSLEKRMEEEGYKPDLSCSLQNVDDEIKAESLKYHSERLAIAFALLSTPDGSPILVLKNLRACFDCHAAIKVISKVVLREITVRDSSRFHHFKDGLCSCGDYW from the exons ATGAACAACTTTAAGGCTGCAAATCCATGGCATAAAATCATGGTTACTATAAAGCAATTCTACCATACGAACAG CAAGAATGACATGAAGAATTTGGTTGACGCCCGAATCATTAAAACAGCATTTGACCCAGAGATCTGTCGCCACAATTTCCATCTGAAGAATTTACTCAGAAGGTCCCAGATATTTGAGGCAAGCCAAATGTTTGATCAAATGCCTCGAAAAAATACATGTTCGGTAAACATGATGATTTCTTGTTTCCTGAAGTCAGGCCATCTTTCTTATGCTAGGGAGATGTTTGATAAAATGGGTGATCGAACAGCAGTGTCTTGGACGATATTGATTGGTGCATATTCACAAAACAAGCAACCCCATGAAGCTTTTAATCTTTATATCGAGATGCGTAGGTCGGGGATGAAGCCTGATTATGTCACCATCGTAGCTCTTTTATCAGGCTGTGATGAAACAGTGACCAAGAAAGATGTACTCCAAGTTCATACCCAAATTCATAAATTAGGATTTGACTCGGCCCTTAAAGTTTGTAACTCTTTGCTAGATTCTTATTGTAAATGTCAAAATCTTGATTTAGCTTTTCATCTATTCAAGGACATGAGTATACGAGATACTGTTACTTTCAACACGGTTATAACTGGGTGTTCAAAAGAAGGGCTAAATGAAAGGGCAATGAAGCTCTTTTTGGAAATGCAATTTCATGGCTTTAGACCTTCTGATTTCACTTTTGCAGCACTTTTGCATGCCTGTGTTGGGTTCGATAGTATTACCCCTGGGCATCAGATCCATGGATTAGTGATCAAGACCAACTGTGTCCAAGATATATTTGTTGGCAATGCATTACTTGATGTATACTCGAAACACGATTATATAGATGACATGAGAAAATTCTTTGATGACATGCCGCAGTTGGATGGAGTTTCTTACAATATTATGATTACAAGTTATGCCTGGAATGGACAACTGGAAGAATCTATGAGTCTCTTCGCTGAATTGAGGTTATCCGAGTTCGACAGAAGAAATTTTCCTTTTGCAACTTTGTTGAGTATAGCTGCAAATCGACAAGACTTGGAATTGGGAAGACAAATCCACTCTCAGGCATACATGACAAGAGCTGATTCGGAAATTCAAGTTGCGAATTCTCTCGTTGACATGTATGCCAAATGTGACAGATTTGATGAAGCCAATATTATTTTCAGAAAGTTGGCCAACAAAAGCTCCGTTCCATGGACTGCCATAATATCAGCTTATGTTCAGAAAGGGCTAAATGACGAAGCCCTTAAATCGTTCAATGAAATGAGAAAATACAATGTATCTGGGGACCAAGCTACTTTTGCAAGTACTCTTCGAGCCTCGGCAAACTTGGCTTTGCTTTCACTGGGGAAGCAGTTGCACTCTTCCATAACAAGAACTGGATTTATGTCTAATATTTTTTGTGGCAGTGCACTGCTCGACATGTATGGAAAATGTGGATCCATAAAGGATGCTGTTGTGATTTTTGAAGAGATGCCTGACCGGAATACTGTTTCTTGGAATGCATTGATCTCAGCATACGCCCAAAACGGAGATGGCAAATCGACAATGAGGTCTTTCAAGGAGATGGTAGAATCGGGTCTTAGTCCTGATCAGGTTAGCTTCCTTTGTGTTTTAAGAGCCTGCAGCCACCGCGGGCTTGTTGATGAAGCATTACAGTATTTCATTTCAATGACTGAGACTCATAAACTTGTTCCTAGAAAAGATCACTATGCATCTTTGGTTGATGTGCTTTGTAGAAGGGGACGTTTCAATGAAGCTGAGACAATCATGGCTCAAATGCCATTCGAGCCTGATGAAATTATTTGGTCATCCGTTTTAAATTCATGTCGGATCCATAAGAATCAAGATTTTGCTAAGAGAGCTGCTGATGAACTTTTTAACATGGATGTGCTCAGAGACGCTGCTGCCTATGTCACCATGTCGAATATTTATGCCGAGGCAGGCGATTGGCAACAGGTGGCAAAGATAAAGAAGGCCATGAGAGAGCGAGGAGTTCATAAGGTCCCGGCTTATAGTTGGGTTGAAATTCAACGTAAGGTTCATGTATTCACTGCTAACGATAGGACTCACCCGCTTGACGAGGATATAAGAAATAAGATAAACTCTTTGGAGAAGCGGATGGAAGAGGAAGGCTATAAGCCTGACCTAAGTTGCAGCCTTCAAAATGTGGATGACGAAATAAAAGCTGAGTCACTGAAATATCACAGCGAGAGGTTAGCGATTGCATTTGCATTACTCAGTACACCAGATGGATCACCTATACTTGTACTAAAGAATTTAAGAGCTTGTTTCGATTGCCATGCTGCGATAAAAGTGATTTCCAAAGTTGTCCTGAGGGAGATCACCGTCAGGGATTCAAGTAGGTTCCATCATTTTAAAGATGGGTTGTGCTCCTGTGGGGATTACTGGTGA
- the LOC140821161 gene encoding U11/U12 small nuclear ribonucleoprotein 48 kDa protein-like has translation MNPPPQATALPPLPPLTQSHVHNPKPSLSTALSTLTSLIDLSTTTLLSVPTTPASTDALLPCPFNPTHHVPPSSLFSHYLRCPSSVSLPRTLRYPGTLNAPPSSEFHFPSNSSELCFSLESYFDHNSPVNNFFYQSCPGPVVLVNNDHSIPPPPSVTLPRVLYIECANFNEDFKDALAVGLSVDDIGFLPSEIWAIQNELQGWAGGVFPSTYSFRVLRAILRLQGCMLLRLHDWVVVNSPKYGVIIDFYMRDHMIWLVKFCLKAILREAFGLAGFMFSDVEIISEDESLGLGNQRYECPVLFNVLMWLASQFGILYGEASGKFFTLDVFKECIMESSSNASLFPVEGKDADSGDLYRVEVEIEEQTRGNMPMDNGKRNERDSISCTVGSSMIFISQVAASVAALHERSMVEGNIRALRCSQPLSAYQRNMEHAYVSKIADEERQRRSDYRPIIEHDGLLWQRSRNQDANKNKTREELLAEERDYKRRRMSYRGKKLKRNTTEVIRDIIEEYMEEIKQAGGVDSLSKTAEEADISASEYLYRHESASVVSGSRNYHVTKDYEDQSHDNRHEFHSRHDSEDFTDGVLAQRRDSSWHSSLRNFNGNTERVGHGRDDNSRSREERHGRSQSREQMDSRKRTDNVEIFEECYSTRSRQSRTPHERNSHKKEGGDGDQSSRKREEYEENREYRDRGKSKTSRDRRDREKDTYMYQDRGRSKRNQDRRDREEDNSGHWDRGKSKINRDLRDVNEDIGEHRNRWRSRTDKNIQLEDRYDPMQNYDDL, from the exons ATGAACCCGCCGCCGCAGGCTACGGCCCTTCCTCCACTGCCGCCGCTCACCCAGTCTCACGTACACAACCCAAAACCCTCCCTGTCCACAGCTCTCTCCACACTCACCTCCCTTATCGACCTCTCCACAACTACCCTCCTCTCTGTCCCCACCACCCCCGCCTCCACCGACGCCCTCCTCCCTTGCCCATTCAATCCCACACACCACGTCCCTCCTTCATCCCTCTTCTCTCACTACCTCCGCTGCCCTTCCTCCGTCTCTCTTCCGCGCACCCTCCGCTACCCCGGCACCCTTAACGCACCGCCCTCCTCTGAATTTCATTTCCCAAGCAACTCATCTGAGCTCTGCTTCTCACTTGAAAGCTATTTCGATCATAATAGCCCcgtcaacaattttttttaccaGAGCTGCCCTGGCCCTGTTGTCCTTGTTAACAATGACCATTCCATCCCGCCGCCTCCATCGGTTACTTTGCCTAGGGTTTTGTATATCGAGTGTGCTAACTTCAATGAGGATTTCAAGGATGCACTAGCAGTTGGGTTATCGGTAGATGATATTGGGTTTCTTCCATCTGAGATATGGGCAATTCAGAATGAACTGCAAGGGTGGGCTGGTGGAGTTTTTCCGTCTACATACTCTTTTAGagttttgcgtgccattctgaGGCTGCAAGGTTGTATGTTGTTGCGTTTACATGATTGGGTTGTTGTAAATTCTCCTAAATATGGCGTGATAATTGATTTTTACATGCGAGATCATATGATTTGGTTGGTTAAGTTTTGTTTGAAGGCGATCTTGAGGGAAGCTTTTGGGTTGGCAGGGTTTATGTTTAGTGATGTAGAAATTATATCTGAGGACGAGTCATTGGGTTTGGGTAACCAGAGATACGAGTGCCCGGTTTTGTTTAATGTGTTAATGTGGTTAGCTTCACAGTTTGGTATATTGTATGGTGAAGCAAGTGGGAAATTTTTCACCCTTGATGTGTTTAAAGAATGTATAATGGAGTCTTCCTCGAATGCTTCATTATTTCCTGTTGAGGGAAAAGATGCCGACTCTGGTGACTTGTACAGAGTTGAGGTTGAAATTGAAGAGCAAACACGAGGTAATATGCCAATGGATAACGGGAAGAGGAATGAGAGAGATAGCATCAGTTGCACTGTTGGCAGCAGTATGATTTTTATCTCACAGGTCGCAGCATCTGTGGCTGCATTGCATGAGCGCTCCATGGTTGAGGGCAACATTAGGGCATTACGCTGTTCACAACCATTATCTGCGTACCAACG CAACATGGAGCATGCATATGTGTCCAAGATAGCTGATGAAGAACGGCAACGACGATCGGACTACAGACCTATAATTGAGCATGATGGGCTTCTTTGGCAGCGATCACGCAATCAG GATGCAAATAAAAACAAGACAAGGGAGGAGTTATTAGCTGAGGAAAGAGATTACAAACGCAGAAGGATGTCTTATCGCGGCAAGAAATTAAAGCGAAATACTACAGAG GTCATAAGGGATATTATAGAGGAATATATGGAGGAAATCAAGCAAGCTGGAGGGGTTGATAGCCTGTCAAAGACAGCTGAAGAGGCAGATatatctgcatctgaatatttATATAGACATGAGAGTGCTTCTGTTGTTTCTGGATCAAGAAATTATCATGTGACAAAAGATTATGAAGATCAGTCACATGATAACAGACACGAGTTTCACTCTCGTCATGATTCAGAGGACTTCACGGACGGGGTTCTGGCTCAAAGACGAGATTCCAGTTGGCATAGCAGCTTACGAAATTTCAATGGAAATACTGAGAGGGTTGGACATGGTAGAGATGATAACTCAAGAAGCCGGGAGGAAAGACATGGTAGGAGTCAATCGCGAGAACAGATGGATAGTAGAAAAAGGACTGATAATGTCGAAATCTTTGAAGAATGTTATTCCACAAGATCACGCCAAAGTAGAACACCACATGAACGAAACAGTCATAAAAAAGAGGGAGGTGACGGTGACCAAAGCAGTCGCAAAAGAGAGGAATATGAAGAAAATAGGGAGTATAGGGATAGAGGGAAAAGCAAAACAAGCAGAGATCGGAGAGATAGAGAAAAAGACACATATATGTATCAGGACAGAGGGAGAAGCAAAAGAAACCAAGATCGTAGAGATAGAGAGGAAGACAACAGCGGACATTGGGACAGAGGCAAAAGCAAAATAAACAGGGATCTCAGAGATGTAAATGAAGACATTGGTGAGCATAGGAATAGATGGAGAAGCAGAACCGACAAGAATATTCAGTTAGAGGACAGATACGATCCTATGCAGAATTATGATGACCTGTGA
- the LOC140821181 gene encoding uncharacterized protein: MASNDSTEHLEILPDSQPGDGLLKVEVRNPSFLANLIPPPKWSFSDQVFFLLVFIAGTTCAAFASLVVAAVPTLFAMRRAAISLSKLADTAHEELPGTMAAIRLSSMEVSDLILELSDMSEEIADGVKKSTQAVQAAEAGVRKIGSIAHQQTVSMIQERARLPIISLQPMVSGAAKKTSRAVSQATKTILNIISRGELNSAGEDDNLVNRIEG; the protein is encoded by the exons ATGGCGTCGAATGACTCTACCGAACACCTCGAAATATTACCGGATTCGCAGCCTGGAGACGGATTGCTGAAGGTTGAAGTGAGAAATCCCAGTTTTTTAGCTAATCTAATCCCACCACCTAAATGGAGCTTCAGTGACCAAGTTTTCTTTCTCCTCGTCTTCATCGCTGGCACG ACTTGTGCTGCGTTTGCTAGCCTTGTTGTTGCGGCCGTACCAACTTTGTTT GCGATGCGAAGGGCAGCGATATCTCTTTCAAAACTAGCCGATACTGCTCACGAGGAGCTCCCTGGTACAATGGCAGCGATCAGACTGTCAAGCATGGAAGTTAGTGATCTCATTCTAGAATTAAGTGATATGAG CGAAGAAATTGCAGACGGAGTGAAAAAATCTACTCAAGCTGTTCAAGCAGCAGAAGCCGGAGTTCGAAAAATTGGTTCTATTGCTCACCAACAGACTGTGT CCATGATCCAGGAGAGGGCTAGACTGCCAATCATCTCACTGCAACCAATGGTTTCTGGTGCTGCGAAGAAAACGTCTCGTGCTGTCAGCCAAGCCACAAAAACAATATTGAATATCATCTCACGAGGCGAGCTTAACTCAGCCGGCGAAGATGACAATCTTGTGAACAGGATAGAAGGCTGA
- the LOC140821110 gene encoding putative pentatricopeptide repeat-containing protein At2g01510 isoform X2 translates to MFDKMGDRTAVSWTILIGAYSQNKQPHEAFNLYIEMRRSGMKPDYVTIVALLSGCDETVTKKDVLQVHTQIHKLGFDSALKVCNSLLDSYCKCQNLDLAFHLFKDMSIRDTVTFNTVITGCSKEGLNERAMKLFLEMQFHGFRPSDFTFAALLHACVGFDSITPGHQIHGLVIKTNCVQDIFVGNALLDVYSKHDYIDDMRKFFDDMPQLDGVSYNIMITSYAWNGQLEESMSLFAELRLSEFDRRNFPFATLLSIAANRQDLELGRQIHSQAYMTRADSEIQVANSLVDMYAKCDRFDEANIIFRKLANKSSVPWTAIISAYVQKGLNDEALKSFNEMRKYNVSGDQATFASTLRASANLALLSLGKQLHSSITRTGFMSNIFCGSALLDMYGKCGSIKDAVVIFEEMPDRNTVSWNALISAYAQNGDGKSTMRSFKEMVESGLSPDQVSFLCVLRACSHRGLVDEALQYFISMTETHKLVPRKDHYASLVDVLCRRGRFNEAETIMAQMPFEPDEIIWSSVLNSCRIHKNQDFAKRAADELFNMDVLRDAAAYVTMSNIYAEAGDWQQVAKIKKAMRERGVHKVPAYSWVEIQRKVHVFTANDRTHPLDEDIRNKINSLEKRMEEEGYKPDLSCSLQNVDDEIKAESLKYHSERLAIAFALLSTPDGSPILVLKNLRACFDCHAAIKVISKVVLREITVRDSSRFHHFKDGLCSCGDYW, encoded by the coding sequence ATGTTTGATAAAATGGGTGATCGAACAGCAGTGTCTTGGACGATATTGATTGGTGCATATTCACAAAACAAGCAACCCCATGAAGCTTTTAATCTTTATATCGAGATGCGTAGGTCGGGGATGAAGCCTGATTATGTCACCATCGTAGCTCTTTTATCAGGCTGTGATGAAACAGTGACCAAGAAAGATGTACTCCAAGTTCATACCCAAATTCATAAATTAGGATTTGACTCGGCCCTTAAAGTTTGTAACTCTTTGCTAGATTCTTATTGTAAATGTCAAAATCTTGATTTAGCTTTTCATCTATTCAAGGACATGAGTATACGAGATACTGTTACTTTCAACACGGTTATAACTGGGTGTTCAAAAGAAGGGCTAAATGAAAGGGCAATGAAGCTCTTTTTGGAAATGCAATTTCATGGCTTTAGACCTTCTGATTTCACTTTTGCAGCACTTTTGCATGCCTGTGTTGGGTTCGATAGTATTACCCCTGGGCATCAGATCCATGGATTAGTGATCAAGACCAACTGTGTCCAAGATATATTTGTTGGCAATGCATTACTTGATGTATACTCGAAACACGATTATATAGATGACATGAGAAAATTCTTTGATGACATGCCGCAGTTGGATGGAGTTTCTTACAATATTATGATTACAAGTTATGCCTGGAATGGACAACTGGAAGAATCTATGAGTCTCTTCGCTGAATTGAGGTTATCCGAGTTCGACAGAAGAAATTTTCCTTTTGCAACTTTGTTGAGTATAGCTGCAAATCGACAAGACTTGGAATTGGGAAGACAAATCCACTCTCAGGCATACATGACAAGAGCTGATTCGGAAATTCAAGTTGCGAATTCTCTCGTTGACATGTATGCCAAATGTGACAGATTTGATGAAGCCAATATTATTTTCAGAAAGTTGGCCAACAAAAGCTCCGTTCCATGGACTGCCATAATATCAGCTTATGTTCAGAAAGGGCTAAATGACGAAGCCCTTAAATCGTTCAATGAAATGAGAAAATACAATGTATCTGGGGACCAAGCTACTTTTGCAAGTACTCTTCGAGCCTCGGCAAACTTGGCTTTGCTTTCACTGGGGAAGCAGTTGCACTCTTCCATAACAAGAACTGGATTTATGTCTAATATTTTTTGTGGCAGTGCACTGCTCGACATGTATGGAAAATGTGGATCCATAAAGGATGCTGTTGTGATTTTTGAAGAGATGCCTGACCGGAATACTGTTTCTTGGAATGCATTGATCTCAGCATACGCCCAAAACGGAGATGGCAAATCGACAATGAGGTCTTTCAAGGAGATGGTAGAATCGGGTCTTAGTCCTGATCAGGTTAGCTTCCTTTGTGTTTTAAGAGCCTGCAGCCACCGCGGGCTTGTTGATGAAGCATTACAGTATTTCATTTCAATGACTGAGACTCATAAACTTGTTCCTAGAAAAGATCACTATGCATCTTTGGTTGATGTGCTTTGTAGAAGGGGACGTTTCAATGAAGCTGAGACAATCATGGCTCAAATGCCATTCGAGCCTGATGAAATTATTTGGTCATCCGTTTTAAATTCATGTCGGATCCATAAGAATCAAGATTTTGCTAAGAGAGCTGCTGATGAACTTTTTAACATGGATGTGCTCAGAGACGCTGCTGCCTATGTCACCATGTCGAATATTTATGCCGAGGCAGGCGATTGGCAACAGGTGGCAAAGATAAAGAAGGCCATGAGAGAGCGAGGAGTTCATAAGGTCCCGGCTTATAGTTGGGTTGAAATTCAACGTAAGGTTCATGTATTCACTGCTAACGATAGGACTCACCCGCTTGACGAGGATATAAGAAATAAGATAAACTCTTTGGAGAAGCGGATGGAAGAGGAAGGCTATAAGCCTGACCTAAGTTGCAGCCTTCAAAATGTGGATGACGAAATAAAAGCTGAGTCACTGAAATATCACAGCGAGAGGTTAGCGATTGCATTTGCATTACTCAGTACACCAGATGGATCACCTATACTTGTACTAAAGAATTTAAGAGCTTGTTTCGATTGCCATGCTGCGATAAAAGTGATTTCCAAAGTTGTCCTGAGGGAGATCACCGTCAGGGATTCAAGTAGGTTCCATCATTTTAAAGATGGGTTGTGCTCCTGTGGGGATTACTGGTGA
- the LOC140821084 gene encoding probable inactive histone-lysine N-methyltransferase SUVR2 — protein MAPELEERIAKACGVMKSLGLSVETVKPVLKKLLKLYNKNWELIEEDNYRTLADAIFEFSDDKIKAEQKGLMIKDEVEPPYKKRHIGLPEDRISSTLNHGKSVVDLEGEIRKISSPGGINASKYPSSDYHDPECNESIRNKSKNLIQVDSVGVKKNSYAEGSSSAHDANPTARNHGLHSRKQDIKHARETKNSIEPGEKQPIDYRPRYSGIASNVSQGLIEVSQHSHKGKITRSGTPSSHQTNFQATHDIASSPCGHVHLSLKCDHVRGQYNFHSTNSDKLLRFVESKYKKLYKTIEPKFSLEKLLNEICESYLEIGADSVDGVHKNKLPGHHETVEKDRPERNMGKRLSCSSSHSSQQQLVDYSGKKRTVLKVLDITKGTEKTKISLYDDIGNEDTTSFVYIPENIIYQSAYVHVSLARIANEDCCPSCTGDCLLSSIPCACAGDTGGEYAYTPEGLLNQKFLRSCISMNQEPQNHHLFYCQDCPLERAKNANRPKKCKGHLLRKFIKECWRKCGCNMECGNRVVQRGVTRKLQVFLTSKGKGWGVRALEELPEGAFVCEYVGEILTNMELYERNKQSSGKDKHVYPVLLDADWATEGVLKDEDALCLDATHYGNVARFINHRCFNSNLLEIPVQVETPDRHYYHLAFFTKRKVDALEELTWDYGIDFDDHNHPIKAFKCLCGSEYCRDSKS, from the exons ATGGCACCAGAACTGGAAGAAAGGATTGCGAAGGCCTGTGGTGTGATGAAGAGCTTGGGCCTATCAGTAGAAACTGTAAAGCCAGTCCTCAAGAAACTATTGAAGTTGTACAACAAAAACTGGGAGCTTATTGAAGAAGACAATTACCGTACTCTGGCTGATGCTATCTTTGAATTCTCTGATGATAAG ATAAAGGCTGAGCAAAAAGGTCTAATGATCAAAGACGAAGTCGAGCCTCCATATAAGAAACGGCATATAGGACTTCCAGAGGATCGAATTTCATCTACCTTGAACCATGGCAAAAGTGTTGTGGATTTAGAAGGTGAAATCCGAAAAATTTCTAGTCCTGGGGGGATAAACGCCTCAAAATATCCTAGCAGCGACTACCATGATCCTGAATGTAATGAATCAATCAGGAACAAAAGCAAGAATCTTATTCAAGTAGATTCAGTCGGTgtcaaaaaaaattcatatgcTGAGGGTTCATCTAGTGCTCATGATGCCAATCCAACAGCTAGAAATCATGGTTTACATTCTAGGAAGCAAGACATAAAGCATGCTCGTGAAACTAAAAATTCAATAGAGCCAGGGGAAAAACAGCCCATCGATTACCGTCCAAGATATTCTGGGATTGCTTCAAATGTTAGTCAAG GTCTGATCGAGGTATCACAACATTCTCACAAGGGAAAGATAACCAGATCAGGTACACCAAGCAGTCATCAGACTAATTTTCAAGCCACTCATGATATTGCTTCATCACCGTGTGGACACGTGCATCTATCCTTAAAATGTGATCACGTCAGAGGACAATATAACTTTCACAGTACAAATTCAGATAAACTTCTGAGATTTGTAGAGAGCAAATATAAGAAATTATACAAAACTATTGAGCCTAAATTTTCCCTGGAGAAGTTATTGAATGAAATTTGTGAAAGTTATTTGGAAATAGGAGCTGATTCTGTTGATGGAGTTCACAAAAACAAATTACCTGGACATCATGAAACTGTAGAAAAAGATCGTCCTGAAAGAAATATGGGGAAAAGGTTGAGTTGCTCTTCCAGTCATTCTTCGCAGCAGCAGCTCGTGGATTACAGTGGCAAGAAAAGGACGGTTCTAAAAGTCCTTGACATAACAAAAGGCActgaaaaaacaaaaatatctcTATATGATGATATTGGCAATGAGGATACGACAAGTTTTGTTTATATCCCTGAGAACATTATTTACCAATCTGCATATGTTCATGTGTCATTAGCTCGTATTGCCAATGAGGACTGCTGTCCAAGCTGTACAGGGGACTGTCTTTTGTCCTCCATACCTTGCGCATGTGCTGGTGACACAGGAGGAGAATATGCTTATACTCCAGAAGGACTGCTAAATCAAAAATTTTTAAGATCTTGTATTTCCATGAACCAAGAACCTCAAAATCACCACCTCTTTTACTGCCAGGATTGCCCCTTGGAGAGGGCCAAGAATGCGAATAGGCCCAAAAAATGCAAGGGCCACCTGCTGAGAAAGTTCATTAAAGAATGCTGGAGAAAATGTGGCTGCAACATGGAATGTGGAAATAGAGTCGTTCAGCGAGGTGTAACACGGAAATTACAG GTCTTCTTGACAAGCAAAGGTAAAGGCTGGGGTGTTAGGGCACTTGAAGAATTACCAGAAGGTGCCTTTGTTTGTGAGTATGTGGGAGAGATATTGACGAACATGGAATTATATGAACGGAATAAACAAAGCAGTGGCAAAGATAAACATGTGTATCCAGTACTGCTCGATGCAGACTGGGCTACAgaaggagttttaaaagatgaaGACGCCCTTTGCTTGGATGCTACACACTATGGAAATGTTGCTAGGTTCATAAATCACCG GTGTTTTAATTCAAACTTACTTGAGATTCCTGTTCAGGTGGAGACTCCAGACCGACATTATTATCAT CTTGCATTCTTCACTAAGAGAAAAGTTGATgctctggaagagcttacatgg GATTATGGAATCGACTTTGATGATCATAACCATCCTATCAAGGCATTTAAATGCCTATGTGGAAGTGAATACTGCAGAGACAGCAAAAGCTAA